TGGGGTTGGAGGAGGTGCGCAGCGTGCCGGCCACCCAGGTGCGCGCGTGGCCGAGGGCCTCGAGCTGCGGCGTGGGGTCCGCCTCGTCGAACGTCGTGCCGGTGATCTCCGCGACCGACTCGAGCAGCTGGCGGGTGGTCTTGGTGTAGGAGAGGGGCCATTCGTGCCGGCCGATCCGGTCCAACGCTCCGGCCAGGCGGGTCACCGCGTTGTCCGGATGCGGCGCCGAGCCGTGGCCCGGGGCGCCCTCGGCGCGCAGGTTCAGCCACGCCAGGCCCTTCTCCGCGGTCTGCACGAGATAGGCACGGGTGCCGGCCACCTCCGTGGAGAAGCCGCCCACCTCGCTGATCGCCTCGGTGCAGCCGGCGAACACCTCGGGGTGGTGGTCCACGACCCAGCGGGCCCCGTAGACACCGCCGGCCTCCTCGTCGCCGAAGAAGGCCACGGTGAGCGGCCGGCGCGGGCGGCGACCCGTGCGGGCGAGGTGGAGCAGCACCGAGAGGACCATCGCGTCCATGCCCTTCATGTCCACGGCGCCGCGCCCCCAGACCATCCCGTCCTTCAGCTCCGCGCCGAAGGGGTCCATGGACCACTCCCCCGCCTCGGCCGGGACGACGTCCGTGTGCCCGTGCACCACGAGGCCCGGGGCCTCCGGGTCCCATCCGGCCAGGTGCCCGACCACGGAGACGCGGCCGGGCGAGGACTCGAACATCCGCGGCTCCATGCCGGCGCGACGCATCAGCTCCGCGCAGAGCTCGGCGGCCTCGGGCTCGCCGACGGAGACGTTGCCGCCGCGGTTGGTCGTGTCGATCCGGATCAGGTCCCGGCAGATCTGCACGACGTCGGCGTCGGGGGTGGACGGGGGCTCGGGGGCGTGGTCGACCATGGATTTGAGCCTACCGCCAGGATCGTGCTATTGTTCTCGAGTTGCCTTCCCGAGGACGCCGAGAGATCGGGGTCGGACGAAGGCGCTCGGATCGTCGTTCCGACGACGGTCCACCGATGAGCGCGAGTGGCGGAATTGGTAGACGCGCAGCGTTGAGGTCGCTGTGTCCCAAAAGGACGTGGGGGTTCAAGTCCCCCCTCGCGCACTGCACATCAGCACCACGGCCTCGGTCCCCAGCGGACCGGGGCCGTCGTCGTCCCCGGGCATGCCCGCTGGCACTCCCGGCGCACCGACCCGGGGTCGCGCCCCCGCCGGTGGACACCGTCCGCCACGGCGCGCAGGTCCGCCTACAGTGGAGGCATGTGTGCGCCGCTCGCCCCGGGGGGGCGCACACCCCGCGACGACGACGGAGGACTTCACGGACATGGCGGAGAACGCACGCACGCTCCTGCATCGGCTGGCCCGCGCGCACGGAGTGCAGACCCGGTACACGGGTCAGGACGGCTCGGAGCAGTCGGTCGGGGACGAGACGCTCATCCGCGTGCTGGCCGCGCTCGGCGTGGACGTCGACCCGCAGGGGGTGGCCGGCCTCACGACCGCTCTCGAGGACGCCGAGCTCGCCCCGTGGCGCCGCGTGCTGCCGCCCACCGTGGCCGTCCGCCGCGGCCACCGCGCCACCGTCCCGGTCCACGTCGCGCCCGGGACGGAGGTCACCGCGGTGGTCCGCCTGGAGGACGGCGGCGAGTGTGGGCTGTCGACGACGACCCCCCTCGGACAGCCCCGGCTGGTGGACGGCCAGGAACGCGTGCGCCTCGACCTGGAGATCCCGGACGACCTGCCGCTGGGCTGGCATCGGATCGAGGTCTGCAGCGGCGGCGGCTCCACCCACACCGCCACGCTGATCTGCGCCCCGAACCGCCTCACCACGGTGGCCCCCTTCCTCGCCCGCCGCGGCTGGGGCGTGGCCGCGCAGGGCTACTCCGTGACCTCCGAGGGCTCCTGGGGCGTGGGCGACGTGGTCGACGCCGCCGCCGTGGCGGAGCACGCGGCCGACCACGGGGCGGACTTCGTCCTGCTGCACCCCCTGCACGCGATCGAGCCGGGCCCGCATCCCACGGACTCGCCCTACTCCCCCGTGTCCCGGCGGTTCCTCTCCGCCCTGCTGATCCGGGTGACCGAGATCCCCGAGTTCGCCGCCCTGCCCGCACACGAGCAGGCGGAGCTGCGCGCCGCCGGCGCCCGCGCCCAGGAGGCCTTGCTCGAGAGCGGCCGCGTGGACCGCTCCGCCGCCGCGGCCGCGCTGTGGCCGGCCCTGCGCCGCGTGTGGCAGGCGCCCCGCACCCCGGAGCGGGAGGCCGACTACGCGGCGTTCCGCCGACGGCAGGGCACGGGACTGGACGACTTCGCCCTGTGGTCCGTCCTGCGGCTCGACGCGCAGGCCGCCGACCCCTCCTCCGCCGCCCCGCACCCGCAGGACCCGGACCGGGTCCCCGGCGGTCCCGAGGCCGAGCGCGTCCGCGCCGAACGGGCCGACGACGTCGACTTCCACCGATGGGTGCAGTGGGTCGCCGACGGGCAGCTGGCCGCCGCCCAGGACCGGGCCCGCGCGGCGGGGATGCGCCTGGGCGTCATGCTCGACCTGGCGGTGGGCGCGACGCGCGGGTCGGCCGACGCGTGGATGCTCGGCGACGTGCTCGTGCCCGGCATGTCCGTGGGGGCCCCGCCCGAGGTGTTCAACCAGCTGGGTCAGGACTGGTCCCAGCACCCCTGGCACCCGGTCCGTCTGGCCGAGACCGGCTACGCGGCGTTCCGGGACATGGTCCGCACCGTGATCGCCCACGCGGGCGGACTGCGCATGGACCACGTCCTCGGCCTGTTCCGCCTGTGGTGGATCCCGGAGGGCATGGGCGCGCCCGAGGGCGCGTACGTGGAGTACGACCACGAGGTCCTGCTGGCGGTGCTGACCCTCGAGGCCGAGCGGGCCGGCGTCGTGGTGATCGGCGAAGACCTCGGCACGTTCGAGCCGTGGGTGCAGCGCCGCCTGGCCGAGGCCGGGATCCTGGGCACCTCCATCCTGTGGTTCGAGCAGGAGGACGGGGCCCCCACGCCTCCGGAGCGCTACCGCCGCCTGTGCCTGGCCGCCGTGAACACCCACGACCTGCCGCCCACGGCCGGGTACCTCGAGGGCGTGCACCTCGACCTGCGCGAGCGGCTGGGGCTCTACACGGTGGATGTGGCGCAGGAGCGGAGGCGCTCCGCGGCCGAGGTGGAGGCCTTCCTGGACGCGGCGCGGGACCGGGGGCTGATGGCGGCCACCGGTCCGGACGGCGCGGAGACCCGCGAGGACCAGGTGGTGGGGCTGCACCGTCTGCTGGCGCAGGCCCCCTCCGCGCTGCACTGCGTGTCCCTCGTGGACGCGGTGGGCGAGCGGCGCATCCAGAACCAGCCCGGCACCCTGCAGGAGCAGTATCCGAACTGGACGGTCCCGCTGGGCGACCCCGAGGGGCGCACGCTCACCGTCGAGGACCTGCCGCGCACCCCGTCCGTGACGCGTCTCTACGACGCCGTGGAGGCGGAGCTGCGCGCGGCCGTGCCGGTCGGCGTGGTGGTGTCCCTGCACACCTTCCCGCTCGCCCAGCCCGGGCGCGGGGACGCCGGCGGCATGAACGTGTACGTGCGCCAGTCGGCCCGTGCCCTGGCCCGCCGCGGCCTGCGCATGCTCCTGCTGACCCGGGCGGAGGAGCCGGTGGACGGCGCCCGCGTCACCGAGGTGCCCGCCGAGGACGGAGCCCCTGCGGTCACCGTGGTGGAGCTCGCCGCCGGTCCCGCCGCGCCGGTCGCCAAGGAGGAGCTCGCCGGCCACCGTGACGCGTTCACCGCGGCTGCCCGCGCCTGGCTGTCCTCGGGCGCCGTCCCCGGCGGACCCCTGCTGGGCGACGACGGCGGGGCCGGCGACCGGGCGCGCCGGGTGGCCTTCGTCCACGGGCACTACTGGCTGTCCGCGGCCACGGCCCAGGCCCTCGCCGAGGAGCTCGCCGCGCCGCTGCTGCAGACCATGCACACGACGGGCGCCGTCAAGGTCGCCGAGGACGAGGGACACGCCGAGCCGCGCGAACGCCTCGAGACCGAGGCCGCGCTCGTGCACGCGGCCGACCTCCTGGTGGTGAACTCCCCCGCCGAGGCGCGCGAGCTGCACGACGTGTTCGACGTGGACCGCCGGCGGCTGCGCGTGCTGCCCCCCGGCGTCGACCTCGAGGTGTTCACCCCGGAGGGTCCCGCGGCCTGGCCGGGGCCGGACGTCCACGGCGGGGAGGACGGCCCGGACGCACGCCCGCTGCGCGTCCTGTTCGCCGGTCGCGTCCAGCGGCACAAGGGCCCGCACCTGCTGGTCAAGGCGCTCGCCGAGCTGCGCGAGCGGGCCGCGGGCGGGGACCCCGGCGTGCGCGTGCACGTCAACGGGGAGGCCTCGGGCCCCGCGACGCTGGACGTGACCGCCCTGGCCGCCGAGCTCGGCGTGTCCGACCTGGTCAGCGTGTCCGCGCCCGTTCCGCCGGCACTGCTGGCAGAGCAGATGCGGGGCGCCGACGCCGTGGCCCTGCCCAGCGCCTCGGAGACCTACGGCCTCGTGGCGGTGGAGGCGCAGGCGTGCGGCACCCCGGTCCTCGCCCACCGCGTGGGCGGGCTGGTGCACGCCGTCCATCACGGCGGCTCCGGCGTGCTCGTGCACCCGAACACCGCCGAGGCGTGGGCGGACGCGCTCGAGCGCGTCCGCGACGACCGCGCGGCCTGGGCCGCGATGGCCCCGGCGGCGGTCCGCCACGCCCGCGGCCATGCGTGGGACGTCTGGGCGGAGGGCCTGCTGGAGGCGCTCCGGGAGCTGCCGCGCGGCTGACCCCCGCGGCGGGGGTCAGCCGCCGATCGGCGACATCGAGCCGGTGAAGTGCCGCCGGCCGCGGCGGGGGTCCCACCCCGTGACCCGGGTGACGCCCCCGGCCTCCTCGGCGTAGCGGACGGCCACCCGTGCCGGCAGGACCACGGGCGCCTCGAACCCGATCTCCCACCGGAACCCGGCCTCGGCCGGCTCCCGGCGCTGAAGCATGCGGGCCGCCAGCAGCATCCCGTGGGCGATCGCCCCGCGCTGGCCGAACGCCTTGGCCGTGGGGCCGGAGAGGTGGATCGGGTTCCAGTCTCCCGAGACGCGCGCGTAGGACCGGCCGGCCCCGCCGCCGAGGGTCCACTGGGCGGTCGGGACCGGAGCGGTCCACTCGTCCCGGGCGGCCCGCTCCGGGCGCAGCGGGGACACGTGCACGCCGCGGGCGAGGTACCGGGAGACGCCCTCCCAGGCCGGGGCTGCCTCGTCGGCCGCATCCGCCTCCCGCACCTGGACCAGCAGGTCCACCGCGGTGCCCGCGTGGTGCGGGACCAGGCCCACCGCCTCGGCGGTCACGGTCAGCGGGCGCCCGGCGGCCACGGGGCGGCGGTGCGTCACCGCGTTGGTCAGGTGCACCATGCCCGGCAGGGGCAGGGGGAACTCCGGATCCGCCATGAGCTCCATGGCGACGCCGAACACCTGGGTATGCACCAGCACGGAGGGCAGCGCGTCCGGGTCCACGGGGCCGACGCCCTCGCGCCACCGCCGCAGCGCGTCCTCACCGATTCCGTGGTCGCCCACCACCAGGCGGGTGCCGGGCAGCTCGGCGGGCCGGGACCGGCGGGACAGGGCGTCGCGGCCGGCCTGGGCGGCGGCGCGGGCGTACAGCGGGGCCAGCGCGGGCATCGTGTCCAGGGTGCGGGTCTGCATGCTCATGCCCCCATCATCGCCTGGCCGCACACGCGCAGCGTGGTGCCGTTGACGCCGGAGGCGGCGGGCGAGGCGAGGAACGCCACGGCCTCGGCCACGTCCTCCGGGCGCCCGCCCTGCTGCAGGGAGCTCAGCCGCCGACCCAGCTCGCGGGTGAGCAGCGGGATCCGGGCGGTCATCTCGGTCTCGATGAACCCGGGCGCCACCGCCGTGATGCCGCCGCCGCGCGCGGCGAGCACCGGCGCGGTGGCGGCGGTGAGGCCCATGACGCCGGCCTTGGACGCGGCGTAGTTGGTCTGGCCGCGGTTGCCGGCGATCCCGGAGATGGACGCCAGGCCCACGATCCGCAGGTCCGCGGCCACGGTGTCGCGGGCGTCCTCGGCGAGCAGGACCTCGTTGATCGCCAGCTGGGAGGCGGTGTTGACCGCCAGGACGGCGTCCCACCGGGCGGCGTCCATGTTGGCCAGCATGCGGTCCTTGGTGATGCCGGCGTTGTGCACCACCACGTCCAGGCGGCCGTGCCGGGTCCGGGCGTGCTCGAGCAGGCGCCGGCCGGCGTCCGGGGCGGTGATGTCCAGCGCCAGCGCCGTGCCGCCGACCTCGTTGACCAGCCGCATCAGGTCCTCGCCCGCCGCGGGCAGGTCCACCCCGATCACGGTGGCCCCGTCCCGGGCCAGGGTGCGCAGGATGGCCGCGCCGATGCCCCGGGCCGCGCCCGTGACGACGGCGACCCGCCCCGCCAGCGGGGCGGTGGCCCCCGGGGACGCCGACGCCGTCGCCGGGGTGCCCGGGCCGGCCGGCAGCGGCTGGCCGGAGACGAACGCCGAGCGCGCGGAGAGCAGGAACGCCAGGGCCCCGGCGGGGCCGGCGTCCGAGAGCGCGGCCCCGTCCTGCAGCAGCAGGGCGTTGGCCGTGCCGCCGCGGCGCATCTCGTGCGCCAGGGACCGGGTCAGCCCGATCACGCCCGCGCGGGCGGCCCGCTCGGCCGGCGCCTCGGCCTGCTCGGGGTCCCGCGCCACGGTCACCACGTGCGCGCTGGGGCCCAGGGCGCGCAGCGCGCCGCCGAGCGCCAGGGCGGTGGCGGAGAGCTCGCCCGGGTGCGCCACGGCGTCGAAGCACGCCACGACGCCGGTCAGGCCGCCCTCGGCGGGCGGCTCGCCCACGGGGTGCGCGCCGACGGCGGCCACGAGAGTGCGGGCCTGCTCAGCGCCGGCTCCCTCACCGAGGACGAGCACAGTGCCGGTGATGTCCGGCGTGTCCGCCTCGTGACGGCGCAGCTGCGCGGGACGGGGCAGGCCGAGGGCGCCGGTGAGCCGGCTGCCCAGGGGGCTGCGGACGAGGTCGCCGTAGGGATCGGTGGAGGGCATGGTGTTCCTTTCACGGCCGGCGGCGGACCGCAGGCCAGGGCCGGGAGGAGAGGGTGCGGGTCGCTCAGCGCCCGCGCAGCAGGGCGACGATGCCCTGGCCGCCGGCGGCGCACACCGAGACCAGGCCGAGCGAGCCCTCGCCCGCCTCGTGGAGGGTCTTGGAGAGGAGCCCGACGATCCGGCCTCCGGTGGCGGCGAACGGGTGGCCGGCCGCCAACGAGGAGCCGTGCACGTTGAGCTTCGCGCGGTCCACGGTGCCCAGCGCGCCGGGCAGTCCGAGGCGCTCGCGGCAGAAGGAGGCGTCCTCCCACGCAGCCAGGGTGGCCAGGACGGTGCCGGCGAACGCCTCGTGGATCTCGACGAAGTCGAGGTCCTGCAGCGTCAGGCCGTGGCGGTCCAGCAGGCGCGGCACGGCGTACACCGGCGCCATGAGCAGGCCGTCGCGGCCGTCCACGAAGTCCACGGCGGCGTTCTCCACGTCCACCACCTCGGCGAGCACGGGCAGGCCGCGGTCGGCCGCCCAGCCCTCCGAGGAGAGCAGCACGGCGGAGGCGCCGTCGGTGAGGGGGGTGGAGTTGCCCGCGGTCATGGTGGCCTCGTCGCCGAGGTGCCGGCCGAAGGCGGGCTTGAGTTTCGCCAGCTTCTCCACCGAGGAGTCGGGGCGCAGGTTGTTGTCCCGGGTCAGGCCGCGGAACGGGGTGACGAGGTCGTCCATGACGCCGGCGTCGTAGGCCGCGGCGAGGCGCTGGTGGCTGGTGGCGGCCAGCTCGTCCTGGGCCTGGCGGGTGATGCCCCACTCGTGGGTGGTGAGGGCCTGGTGGTCGCCCATGGACAGGCCCGTGCGGGGCTCGCCGGCGCCGGAGGGCTGGGGCACCAGGTGGCCCGGGCGCAGCCGGGAGACGGCACGGACGCGGTCCTTGAGGGTCTTGGCGGCGTTGAGGTCGAACAGGACCCGGCGGGCGCCGTCGGTGTAGGTCACCGGGGAGTCGGAGATGGAGTCCACCCCGCCCCCGATCGCGGAGTCGATCCGACCCAGCCGGATCTTGTCCGCGAGGGTCCCGATGGCCTCCATGCCGGTGGCGCACGCGACCTGCGCGTCGGCGGCCGGCGTCTCGCTGGAGAGGGCGGAGCCGAGCACGCACTCCCGGGTCAGGTTGAAGTCGCGCGGGTGCTTGAGCACGGCGCCGGCGGTCACCTGCCCCAGGCGCTCCCCCTGCAGGCCGAGACGGGCGACGAGTCCGTCGAGCGCCGCCGTCAGCATCTCCTGGTTGGACACCTCGCGGTACGCGGTGTGCGCGCGGGCGAAGGGGATGCGGTTGGAGCCCACCACGACGGCGGGGCGCAGCGTGCCGCCGGCAAGGGCGGGACGCTCGGAGGCGGGGGTGCGGGGATCGGTGCTCATGGCGGTCCTTCCGTCGGGGCGGGGCCGGGACAGCGCGCAGGTCGCGGGAGGCCCTCGTGACTGATACCGAGCGTACCTGATACGGTGGGTCTTGTGAACCAGGACACAGTCGGCACCGGGGCCCGCGACGGCCGCAGCGCGCGATGGGACCGGCACCGCACCCGTCGACGCCGCGAGCTGGTCCGCGTCGCCCGCGAGGCGGTGCACGCGCTCGGCCCGGGCGCCTCCATGGAGGAGATCGCCGCCCACGCCGGCACGTCGAAGTCCGTCTTCTACCGGTACTTCGGCGACCGCGCCGGCCTGCGCCGTGCGGTCGCCGAGCGCGTCACCGAGCACGTCGAGCAGCGCCTGCGGGAGGCGGCGGACACCTCCCCGGACGGCGCCTCAGCGCTGCACCGCATGGTGGCCGAGTGCCTCGCCGTGGCCGCCTCCTCCCCCGCCGTGTACGCGTTCGCCATCACGGAGTCGGAGCAGGACGCCGGCGGCGCCCCCGTGCTCGGCCCGTTCTTCGAGCGCGTGTCCCGGGTCCTCGCCGACGGCCTCGCCCGGGCCCTGCCCGACGCGGACGCGAGCCCGTCCTCGCCGCTGTCCCTCTGGCCGCGCGGCGCCGTCGGCCTGGTCCGCGCCGCCGTCGAGGCCTGGCTGGGCGCCCCGGCGGACGCCCGGCCGGACCTGGACGAGACCGCCGACGCCGTCACCCGATGGCTGCTGCACGGCCTGATGACCTCCGCCCCCACCTCCCCGACCGCTGAGGAGCACTGAGATGACCACCACCCGACCCGACACCGACGAGGTCCTCGCGACCGCCCCGACGGCCGACACCCTGCCCACCGACGTCGCGCAGATCGCCCCCGAGCACCCCACCCCCGGCACCCTGGACGCCGGCGCGCTGCACGCCGCCCTGCTCGGCCGCTGGGCCGAGTCCCGCCACCGGGTCCGCGAGCTGATCCGCGACCCCCGCCTGCACCGCGATCCCCTGCTGGGCATGGACGAGCACCGGGAGCGGGTCCTCGGCCAGCTGCGCATCCTCGTGGAGGAGGGCACCGTCCACCGCGCCTTCCCCGCCGAGTTCGGCGGCGCCGACGACCACGGCGGCAACGTGGCGGCCTTCGCCGACCTGGTCTTCGCCGACCCCTCCCTCCAGATCAAGGCCGGCGTGCAGTGGGGGCTGTTCTCCTCCGCCATCCTCCATCTGGGCACCGAGGAGCACCACCGTGCGTGGCTGCCCGGCGCCATGGACCTGTCCGTGCCCGGCGCGTTCGCCATGACGGAGATCGGCCACGGCTCGGACGTGTCCTCCATCGCGACGACAGCCACGTACGACCCGGACACGCAGGAGTTCGTCATCCACACGCCGTTCAAGGCCGCGTGGAAGGACTACCTCGGCAATGCCGCCCTGCACGGCCGCGCCGCCACCGTGTTCGCCCAGCTGATCACCGGCGGCGTGAACCACGGCGTGCACTGCTTCTACGTCCCCATCCGTGACGAGGAGGGCCGCTTCCTGCCCGGCGTCGGCGGCGAGGACGACGGCCTCAAGGGCGGGCTCAACGGCATCGACAACGGCCGCCTGCACTTCACGCAGGTGCGCGTCCCCCGCACGAACCTGCTGAACCGCTACGGCGACGTCGCCGCGGACGGCACGTACTCCTCCCCGATCGCCTCCCCCGGCCGGCGCTTCTTCACCATGCTCGGCACCCTCGTGCAGGGCCGCGTCTCCCTGGCCCAGTCGGCCACCGGCGCCTCCTTCCTGGGCCTGCACGGGGCGATCGCGTACGCCGAGCAGCGCCGCCAGTTCACCGCCACCGACGACGAGCGCGAGGAGCTGCTGCTGGACTACCAGAACCACCAGCGCCGGCTCATCGACCGCCTGGCCCGCACCTACGCGGACCAGTTCTCCGCCAACGAGCTGCTCGAGAAGTTCGACCACGTCTTCTCCGGCGCGGACGCCACCGACGAGGACCGCCAGGAGCTGGAGACCCTCGCCGCGGCCATCAAGCCCCTCACCACGTGGCATGCCCTGGACACGCTCCAGGAGTGCCGCGAGGCCACGGGCGGCATGGGCTTCATGGCGCGCAACCGGCTCACCCAGATGCGCGCGGACCTGGACATCTACGTGACCTTCGAGGGTGACAACAACGTGCTGCTGCAGCTCGTGGGCAAGCGGCTGCTGACCGACTACTCCCGCGAGTTCGGCCGGCTCAACGTGGGCGCCGTCTCCCGGTACGTGGCGGCCGAGGCGGCGGACGCCCTCCAGCGGGTCGGGCTGCACAAGGCCGTGCAGTCCGTGCAGGACCGCGGGGACGAGCGCCGCTCCGCCAACTGGTTCAAGGACCCCGAGGTGCAGCGCTCCCTGCTGGAGGACCGCGTCCGCACCCGGGTGGCGGACATCGCCGACACGCTGTCCGGCGTGCGCGGGAAGGCGCGGGCCGAGCAGGCCGCGGCGTTCAACACCCGCCAGCACGAGCTCATCGAGGTGGCCCGCCAGCATGGCGAGCTGCTGCAGTGGGAGGCCTTCACGCGCGCGGTGGAGGGTCTCGGCGAGGGTCAGACCCGCACCGTCCTGACCTGGCTGCGCGACCTCTTCGCCCTGCGTCTGATCGAGGAGGACCTCGGCTGGCTGGTGGCCCACGGCCGCGTCTCCAGCCAGCGCGCGCGCTCGCTGCGCGGGTACGTCAACCGCCTGGCCGAGCGCCTGCGCCCCTTCGCCCTCGAGCTGACGCAGGCCTACGGGCTCCGGCCGGAGCACCTCCGCATGGAGATCGCCACCGACGCCGAGCGCGTGCGCCAGGACGAGGCGGCCGCCCACTGCGCGGCCCTGCGCGCCTCGGGCGAGGCCCCGGTGGAGGAGAAGGTCCTGCGGGACCGTCAGAAGGCCGCGCGGCGCTGAGCTTCCGGCACCCACGCACGAGGGCCCCCGCCGCACACCGCGGCGGGGGCCCTCGTCGTCGTCGGGTCAGCCGGCGACCGCGCGGTAGACCTCCAGGGTGCGGTCCGCGATGGTCTCCCACGAGAAGTGCTCGATAGCGCGCTCGCGGCCGGCGCGGCCCATCTCCTCGGCCCGGTCCGGGTCCTCGAGGACCCGGGTGAGCGCGTCGGCGAGGTCGGCGGCGAAGGCCTCCTCGTCCACGGGGGTGCCGGTGCCGTCGTCGACCTGCTCCACGGGCACGAGGAGGCCGGTCACGCCGTCGTCCACGACCTCCGGGATGCCGCCCACGGCGGACGCGACGACGGCGGTGCCGCACGCCATGGCCTCGAGGTTGACGATGCCCAGGGGCTCGTACACGGACGGGCAGGCGAACACGGTGGCGGCGGAGAGGATCTCCATGACCTCCGCGCGCGGGATCATGCCCTCCACCACCACGACGCCGTCCCGCTCCTCGCGGAGGCGGGCGATCAGACCGTTGACCTCGTGGGCCAGCTCCTTGGTGTCCGGGGCGCCGACGCACAGCACGAGCTGGACGCCCTCGGGCAGGCGCAGGGCGGCCCGCAGCAGGTGCGGCACGCCCTTCTGGCGCGTGATGCGCCCGACGAAGGCGACGGACGGGCGGGACGGGTCGATCCCGTACTTCTCCAGGGCGGTGGTCCCGGTCTGCGGCGTCCACAGCTGCGTGTCGATGCCGTTGTGCACGGTGTGCACCCTGGCCGGGTCCACGTCCGGGTAGCAGCGCAGGATGTCCCGGCGCATGCCCTCCGACACCGCGATC
This Micrococcus flavus DNA region includes the following protein-coding sequences:
- a CDS encoding M20/M25/M40 family metallo-hydrolase, whose protein sequence is MVDHAPEPPSTPDADVVQICRDLIRIDTTNRGGNVSVGEPEAAELCAELMRRAGMEPRMFESSPGRVSVVGHLAGWDPEAPGLVVHGHTDVVPAEAGEWSMDPFGAELKDGMVWGRGAVDMKGMDAMVLSVLLHLARTGRRPRRPLTVAFFGDEEAGGVYGARWVVDHHPEVFAGCTEAISEVGGFSTEVAGTRAYLVQTAEKGLAWLNLRAEGAPGHGSAPHPDNAVTRLAGALDRIGRHEWPLSYTKTTRQLLESVAEITGTTFDEADPTPQLEALGHARTWVAGTLRTSSNPTGMSAGYKHNVIPSSATGTVDVRLIPGEEEQTMRRLAELAGEGVTFSPEHQDIGLEVPFSGDLVELMVDALQAEDPGAEVLPFMLGGGTDNKSLARLGITGYGFSPLRLPPDLAFTSLFHGIDERVPVDALRFGCRVLERMLEPR
- the malQ gene encoding 4-alpha-glucanotransferase; its protein translation is MAENARTLLHRLARAHGVQTRYTGQDGSEQSVGDETLIRVLAALGVDVDPQGVAGLTTALEDAELAPWRRVLPPTVAVRRGHRATVPVHVAPGTEVTAVVRLEDGGECGLSTTTPLGQPRLVDGQERVRLDLEIPDDLPLGWHRIEVCSGGGSTHTATLICAPNRLTTVAPFLARRGWGVAAQGYSVTSEGSWGVGDVVDAAAVAEHAADHGADFVLLHPLHAIEPGPHPTDSPYSPVSRRFLSALLIRVTEIPEFAALPAHEQAELRAAGARAQEALLESGRVDRSAAAAALWPALRRVWQAPRTPEREADYAAFRRRQGTGLDDFALWSVLRLDAQAADPSSAAPHPQDPDRVPGGPEAERVRAERADDVDFHRWVQWVADGQLAAAQDRARAAGMRLGVMLDLAVGATRGSADAWMLGDVLVPGMSVGAPPEVFNQLGQDWSQHPWHPVRLAETGYAAFRDMVRTVIAHAGGLRMDHVLGLFRLWWIPEGMGAPEGAYVEYDHEVLLAVLTLEAERAGVVVIGEDLGTFEPWVQRRLAEAGILGTSILWFEQEDGAPTPPERYRRLCLAAVNTHDLPPTAGYLEGVHLDLRERLGLYTVDVAQERRRSAAEVEAFLDAARDRGLMAATGPDGAETREDQVVGLHRLLAQAPSALHCVSLVDAVGERRIQNQPGTLQEQYPNWTVPLGDPEGRTLTVEDLPRTPSVTRLYDAVEAELRAAVPVGVVVSLHTFPLAQPGRGDAGGMNVYVRQSARALARRGLRMLLLTRAEEPVDGARVTEVPAEDGAPAVTVVELAAGPAAPVAKEELAGHRDAFTAAARAWLSSGAVPGGPLLGDDGGAGDRARRVAFVHGHYWLSAATAQALAEELAAPLLQTMHTTGAVKVAEDEGHAEPRERLETEAALVHAADLLVVNSPAEARELHDVFDVDRRRLRVLPPGVDLEVFTPEGPAAWPGPDVHGGEDGPDARPLRVLFAGRVQRHKGPHLLVKALAELRERAAGGDPGVRVHVNGEASGPATLDVTALAAELGVSDLVSVSAPVPPALLAEQMRGADAVALPSASETYGLVAVEAQACGTPVLAHRVGGLVHAVHHGGSGVLVHPNTAEAWADALERVRDDRAAWAAMAPAAVRHARGHAWDVWAEGLLEALRELPRG
- a CDS encoding MaoC/PaaZ C-terminal domain-containing protein; the protein is MSMQTRTLDTMPALAPLYARAAAQAGRDALSRRSRPAELPGTRLVVGDHGIGEDALRRWREGVGPVDPDALPSVLVHTQVFGVAMELMADPEFPLPLPGMVHLTNAVTHRRPVAAGRPLTVTAEAVGLVPHHAGTAVDLLVQVREADAADEAAPAWEGVSRYLARGVHVSPLRPERAARDEWTAPVPTAQWTLGGGAGRSYARVSGDWNPIHLSGPTAKAFGQRGAIAHGMLLAARMLQRREPAEAGFRWEIGFEAPVVLPARVAVRYAEEAGGVTRVTGWDPRRGRRHFTGSMSPIGG
- a CDS encoding 3-oxoacyl-ACP reductase, which encodes MPSTDPYGDLVRSPLGSRLTGALGLPRPAQLRRHEADTPDITGTVLVLGEGAGAEQARTLVAAVGAHPVGEPPAEGGLTGVVACFDAVAHPGELSATALALGGALRALGPSAHVVTVARDPEQAEAPAERAARAGVIGLTRSLAHEMRRGGTANALLLQDGAALSDAGPAGALAFLLSARSAFVSGQPLPAGPGTPATASASPGATAPLAGRVAVVTGAARGIGAAILRTLARDGATVIGVDLPAAGEDLMRLVNEVGGTALALDITAPDAGRRLLEHARTRHGRLDVVVHNAGITKDRMLANMDAARWDAVLAVNTASQLAINEVLLAEDARDTVAADLRIVGLASISGIAGNRGQTNYAASKAGVMGLTAATAPVLAARGGGITAVAPGFIETEMTARIPLLTRELGRRLSSLQQGGRPEDVAEAVAFLASPAASGVNGTTLRVCGQAMMGA
- a CDS encoding acetyl-CoA C-acetyltransferase → MSTDPRTPASERPALAGGTLRPAVVVGSNRIPFARAHTAYREVSNQEMLTAALDGLVARLGLQGERLGQVTAGAVLKHPRDFNLTRECVLGSALSSETPAADAQVACATGMEAIGTLADKIRLGRIDSAIGGGVDSISDSPVTYTDGARRVLFDLNAAKTLKDRVRAVSRLRPGHLVPQPSGAGEPRTGLSMGDHQALTTHEWGITRQAQDELAATSHQRLAAAYDAGVMDDLVTPFRGLTRDNNLRPDSSVEKLAKLKPAFGRHLGDEATMTAGNSTPLTDGASAVLLSSEGWAADRGLPVLAEVVDVENAAVDFVDGRDGLLMAPVYAVPRLLDRHGLTLQDLDFVEIHEAFAGTVLATLAAWEDASFCRERLGLPGALGTVDRAKLNVHGSSLAAGHPFAATGGRIVGLLSKTLHEAGEGSLGLVSVCAAGGQGIVALLRGR
- a CDS encoding TetR/AcrR family transcriptional regulator, translated to MNQDTVGTGARDGRSARWDRHRTRRRRELVRVAREAVHALGPGASMEEIAAHAGTSKSVFYRYFGDRAGLRRAVAERVTEHVEQRLREAADTSPDGASALHRMVAECLAVAASSPAVYAFAITESEQDAGGAPVLGPFFERVSRVLADGLARALPDADASPSSPLSLWPRGAVGLVRAAVEAWLGAPADARPDLDETADAVTRWLLHGLMTSAPTSPTAEEH